The Tigriopus californicus strain San Diego chromosome 10, Tcal_SD_v2.1, whole genome shotgun sequence region TCGAATGACCAAGAAATGGCCTCTCAAAACTCACTACAAAACTCTGCACAAAAGAATGAGCTAGCCTTCTTCTGATAATTGATTGCCAAAACAGGGCTAGTTCAAACATTCTGTGCTTTGTTATGTATTGCGTTCTGAGCCGTCAGAGGTTCATAGTCACGCTCATGTCCATATTTCAGAGGTTCATACGTATTCAACCTATTGTCCACAGAAGCACGAGAATTAACATCCGAGTCATTCAATAAACAACCAAGACACAATTGCCGACCAACCCACCATCTATAAAGCCTCCCGAGTCCAGCCAATGGCAACTCAACTATGacccaaatattttatatcGTTACTCAATCCACATAACACTAGCGAAATCACAAATGGCAATATACGtagaagaaaaatgatgaataaccaaccaacctcactggatcaaaaattaaaaccaaTCAATAGGAGAAGTAGTCAGCCATTAAAAAagtatgtaaaaaaaagaaaaagcaaacccTTAGGTAAGAAGCAAGATATTTAAATATATTGAAGACACCGGAATCTCATAACAGAATCTCACTAAAACTCTTGGTAAGTATTGACACTTGATGAGTGAAACCCGATAAAGTCCCAGGATTCCAGTCTATGACGGTTCACTGCACAATTAATCGGTTTTCCGCCCCCGGATATTCGGCCATCACATCCTGACAGCCTTCCCGGatccttttggccaattcatgGCTTTTGGCCTTGCTCCCCGAGATTTGCACCACCACAAAATAATGCTTAGCCAACCAAGCCCggattttgttcaatttgacctCAAAATCGTGATCCGCAATCGAATCGCCCATCTTAATGACCTTCTCCTTGAGCCGAATATGCGGCGCTTCCACTTCAGGATCCGCCTCGAGATTGACTGGTTCGAATCGCAAGTTATTCCTATGATGCCGCGCTTTCCGCACCGCGGCCTCGGCCTCATTATCGTTCATAAGGCGGAATGTGGGCACCTGACTGACCTTGCCTTTCTCTGTGACCAGATACATTTGACGTTTCTGGTCGTCGGCGGCCATGGCTTTGAGCTCGACAAGCTTCATGAGTTGCCGTTCGTTCTTGAGGGTGATGTACTGGATTTGGCTGTCCTCTTTCAATTGGGTGGTGTCCACGCGTTTCAGCCACAACGAAGAGGTGGACAACGGCATTTGGGAACGGCTCGAGGGTAGGAATAGGCTACGGCTAGCCGTCAACCAGCCACGGGTGAGCAGTGAGGCCATGATATTTCTAGCTAGGGCGGTCAAGATGGGATAATGGAATACACGTACGCCCAAGTATTCAGTAGGGTCGTCTGAGCGAGGTTGAGAGCAACTGTTTTGGTTTTCGTAACATCGGTAACATCCTCAGACAGAGATACAGAGTGGTTCAACTGAAATGGACGTACTGTCGTTATTTCTGTTAGATATTAAGGAGGTCAAGGCAGAAGTGGTATAGCTTGTTTTCATGGTCATTGAATGGGGAGGTGTGGCATTGCTGGTCAAAAGCGAGGGGTTTTATTTTCACGTTTTGTTCGGTATAACAAATAGAGTTAACGTGTTTTCAAAAGCCATGTAGTACCAGGGTTTTTTTCTGACTGACCGTCATTTTTGTCTTGTTCTGACAATCATCAAACATTGAACCCTTTGCACCTgaccaccaaaaaaaaacaatctaaTGTCACTAAACAAACGTAATATGCATGCCtggcaaagaaatcaaagatgTGGCCAATCGGATAACATTTGTCATTCAATGTGCGGAAACACGGCGTGCAATATGGGCCAAAGCCCAGCATGCTCATACGAATCCATCAAAGCCcaactaaaaaaaaactcaaagacATACAAAAACATACTCTCAAACCTAATGATAACATTAGGGTTAATCGTCACTGATAGCTCAAGAGCCCAATTTGGggaaacgttattctccaccgattaatGGGCGAtactacttttttaaacttaacttAACTTAACtaaatcaaacctaaccttacccAACCAAACATGATATTGATAActcttaaagtctctatcgAACCGTTTTAACCAGAGGCTTTAaaattttgcctcaaatttaaaaaataaacatttatCCCCAATTTAGGGTGCATAAGATCTCCTCTATATGGTCCACAACCTTAAGACGAAGAAGCACGTTTCGTGATCTGGCACTTCGCCAGAACTCTGAAGAGAAGAATGCTGTCGAGAAAACTTTGGCTTCACCCTGTAAAAAACATCTGCCCCCAAAGTACAAATTCAATAACAATAACACTTTCTAGAACATCATCTTGATCGGGCTTATGGCCTCAGTTGACCCCTTGGTCGGCGATAATGCCTTCAAACGAtgcttcaaaaaattcaaaagccGTGTTGATCCCCCGAACTGTTCCGAATTNNNNNNNNNNNNNNNNNNNNNNNNNNNNNNNNNNNNATCTTGATCGGGCTTATGGCCTCAGTTGACCCCTTGGTCGGCGATAATGCCTTCAAACGAtgcttcaaaaaattcaaaagccGTGTTGATCCCCCGAACTGTTCCGAATTACCCACTTTCAGCCAACTGGGGAGCCGTGTCCCGTCCGTTGTTCTGACCCACGGGTCGACTTTCTCCGCCTCAAACACCCTGAAACCCGCCGAATCCTGGCCCATTTTTCGTTGTACCCACCTGCCCGGGTTAGTTTTGATCCGCAATCCTTTCACCCCTCACGGCCAACTCTTTTGGGGCTTACGCTGTGCCCGTGATTTCGCCCGTCATCCGCCTCAACGCACGAATTTAGATCGGGAAGTCGATTCGGAAGCCAATTTTCATTGGTTTGAATCCGCCCAAGATGATCCAAGTTTATGGCGAAAAATGCGTTGGTCCACTCTTGGATATCATCATAATTGGGACACTAAAGTCTACTCCGATCAGGATGTATCGCCTTTTCCGCCTGATTTGGCCGCTTTAACGGCGGATTTGGCTCGAACGGCGGGATTTCCCGACTTTCGAGCCGAAGCGGCCATCGTCAACTTTTACCCCTTGGACGGCACTTTGGGTGGGCACACGGATCATTCCGAAGACAATCTACAAGCCCCTTTGGTGTCCATTTCTTTAGGTACATATAAGAGAGTAACCGAATGTTCCCCCAGACCCCAAGGTCATGATTTGTACTTATTGCAGGTCAAAGTGCCATATTTTTGGTGGGTGGCACCACCAAGGACGTGGAACCCGTGCCAATATTACTGCAATCGGGCGATGTGGTCATTATGAGTGGTGAAGCTCGGCGGGCTTTTCACGGTATTCCGAGAATTGTTCGAGTAAGGCTATTATTGGTTTATGGTCGATGAAAATTGAAGGCGGGTTTTAAAACCATTGTACTGATTTAGGTGCCGCAGACGAGCCCGGATGTATCTTGGGCACGGCGATTGGATCAAGTCACCAATCCTGAGTTCTCGGAACGGGATCAGGATTTTATGCTCAAATATTTGGATGCTCATCGAATCAACATCAACGTCCGTCAAGTCCATTGAGAAGTTTcagatgtttcaatttttgatacACTATGAAAGTAGATTTTGAActaaaaactgaaatgaaaaattattatcGCTAATCCTCGTTTGTCATAGACGCAAAGCAACATGAATTTAGATTGTGACCCTTCCTCAAAAGGAAACTTTGAGATGCTAACCACACCCATAGAACCAATCTAAAACGTAGTACGACATTGCTAAtcgaaatttggaaatgcacGATGCGATGGCTCGTGTTGCTGGCTGGGCGAGGGGCAACTCTCCGACCTTGAAGAACACCAAATAAGCTGGCCCCAAAGTTATCCCTTGAGCTGTACAATGTGTGTAAGAGTgaaaattgagaagaaaaaaagacaaatctcTGAGAAAAAAATANNNNNNNNNNNNNNNNNNNNNNNNNNNNNNNNNNNNTCtgtcagaaaaaaatatatatatatatatttccGAATCAGACAGTTCACTTTCAAAGATTCAATCCCGCGTCTCATTCTGCTCGCTTTTAATTTCTGGCTGATTCATGACGCTAAAGACGAACTCCAAGCAACCAAAACGGAGATACGATCCGTGGTGAAGAATGGCCGAATTCTCGTTGCCCCCTTGATCCGACATCATCGACGCGATACTCGTATCGCAAAAGCAACCCGGATCTTCTACGTTTTTCGCACTCATCACGAACTCATTCTCATTTTGGCCCGCACTTTTGGCCTTCATGGACCCTCCTCCACAAGCGCCCAAATCCAAGGCGTAGATGCTATTGTCTGCAATCAACCCATGGGCACTGTAGTTGATCATCTCGTAGATCTGAGTGAACTGATCAAAGTAGATCGTGGCGTGCTGGTCCGAGATGTAGTTGCAATGACCGTAAGAAGACAGGTCCAGGTCGTTGTGGGATCCGAAACCGATCCGGAAGTTCCGATATCGGATGTACGCCGGGGTTCGAGAATGATGAATGGGCACGAGTGCGGCTCGGATCTGGATCTCGTGCTCGGGGTTGGACACTTTAGTGGGGAGGATCTCTTTGAGCCGTTGGAGGGCGAGGAAATCGCGAACAACGGGCGACAGGTTTTCGAGACCTTGAGATTTTTGCCTGGCCATGTAGGCGTTCAGTTGTTCGTGAAGGTCCGAGGACAATCCCTGATCCTCACGGTCCAAGGGAATACTGCAACCGATAATCAAATCCGGTTCAAATGTGAAATTGAAACGGGTGTTTCAGACATACGATTTACAAGAAAGGAGAGAGTTGTTCAACCATAATCTACTCATATTCTACTCTCCTGAGTCATATAAAAATCAGTTTTAAGGCATGTTGAAAGTAAGTGATTTTCCCTTTTCATGAAGTGCTGAAGTACCTGCAATTAGAGGCGGTCTCGTCGCTCTCATTATCTTCTTCATCGGCGGTGGATGCCCCTTTCTCAAGACCATTGGGGAGAGAGTACATTTCGGTGGATTTGTCGATCTCCATTGGATTGGCATGTTGGGTTAAATGGCCTTCATCTTCGCGAGGCTGGAGCTTCTTCTCGatctttttcttacttttcttcttggttttttgtggaccgaggatttcctggCGGAGTTCCTCGCCTTGCAATTCCAAAAGTCCGGATTGGAGCGAGATCAAATTGGTCAGGAAATCGGTTTGTTCTGAGTCCAATTCTTTGTTGGCAAGGGATTTCTTCCGAGCTATGGGAGTTTCGATTGAGCCCAGGGCGTGTCCCGGGGATGGGTTTTTGTACTGGTGCTTGATAAAGGCAGGAACCTGGAGGGATATTGGACAGGGCTGGGCTGTCTAGGCTAATTGCTAGTATTATTGACAGGCTAGTTACCTTGACTCTGAAATCCGACGGGACCTTGACGCGACACTTTTGATAAAGTTTGCCGGATCGGACTTTGCGGAAGAAATTCAACCGCACCGTGTCCGTGTCCACGGGTTTACGGGCATACTTGTTCCACAAATTCATCCGTTCTGTTAGACTCGTGGACGAGACCAACTTGGAatccaaaatgtgttccacGTGCATGGGACACATCCATCGTTCCTGCAAAGGAACAAAGACGATTTCTTAACGCGCTCTCACATGAACCAATACCGCCGCCACAGAGACGCTTACGTTGGGGATTTCGCACAAAGGAGGGTCCAAGCAATCCAAATGATAAACATTCGAGCAGAAATCGCAACCCACGGATGGCACATGTCGACTGGTCTTGGCGCATTGAGTGCAATTCTTGGGGTACGTGTCATAGTCATCTTGGCGTTCTTCCGACCATTTCCAACTGAAGGGCAGTTTTTCTTTCGGGTCCAGAGCGTCGGGTAACTTGAACTGCTCCGCATTTACCACCTTAAGCACATTACAGTACAGTTTAGGAcatttctttctcaattttAGCCTAAATAACGAAGTTCTCAATCCAACGGCTAAGCACGATTATCTGTCGttttagtagtagtagtagtagttatTATATCGTTCTTCCGACCATTTCCAACTGAAGGGCAGTTTTTCTTTCGGGTCCAGAGCGTCGGGTAACTTGAACTGCTCCGCATTTACCACCTTAAGCACATTACAGTACAGTTTAGGACATTTCTCTCTCAATTTTAGCCTAAATAACGAAGTTATATGGTATATCAAAGTATTCATTTTATCACCTGGGCGGCGGCGATGAGTTTATCAAAGATACTATTGGTGGCGGGCTTGGCGATGAGGTACTTGTCATATTTCTGTCGATAGATCTTGACCGCCTTCTCTTTTTCGGCCTTCAAGACCGCTTCCACTTGCTTCTTGTTGCCTCGCGAAGAGCGCCCGCGCAATTTGCCAGCCATGCCACTTGAAGCGGGCGCGGCGGCGGGAGCGGGCGACACCGATGGCCCGGCTTCTTCATGAGCGTCACTGGCGAGAAGAGCGGGCGCACCCGGGTTCGTGGACTTCCCATGGGCTTTGATGGCCTCAAATCGCTCGGTCTCTCGTACGTGGCATCTTAGACAAACCCAATCGCCCTGATGAAAGAAGGCGAAATGAAGGCAACGCCTTGATAAGAATATGAAGACCACTTGAACTAACTCGGAGGAGGGACGCTTACCAGGGGAATGTCGCTCTCTTCCAAGGGTGGGGCGTGGCAGCTAAAGTGAAAAGAAGCGGGACAACTATCGCAACAGATCAGGTCTCCACCTTCACCACAAGCGTCACAGGAATCGTGATTATGTCCTTTCcctaaaatttgtcaaaaaagtacTTAAACCTGTGTTCGCATTCATGTTTCTTTTTACGTTGATTTAAAGGCAAGGTATGAAAAGATATTATCATGAACGCAAAGAGTCATAAATAGAGGGAACCAtaatattgaaatattgaattgaattttcatggCGCAAAGTTTTTAAGATATCACTCAAAATTATGATGTCATGGCCTTCAGCGGTCACTTCTTTGGCATGCAGTTACAACAGTAAGGCAAGTTTTCCTGATTGCCTCAGCATTCATTAAGAATTGCACATCACGTATACAGAACAATGTTCTTGAGGGCTTTCAAGCAGTCTCAAGTGTGATTATTAACGGCTTATTCCATGGCTGACCACAACTTGGAGACCGTTCAATGCAAGATTCTGAAGGCCTGCCACACATTTCCCACCGAATTAAGGTGAAATTTCAGCGTTTCTGCTACGTTACTGTTGTTATTATTACAAAGCCCAAAAAGACTTTGGCACTTGTCACACTGCGGTAATTTCAGTGATGGTGTCAAAATTGCTCGTCAGAAATCGATGGTAAATTTGATACACGTATTCAGTATTCCTGTCTCTATCAACGAGTCGAGTCTGATTGGACTAGTCGAAGTCGTGAACGAGCTCGATGTATCTATTTGAGTAGTGGCATTTAGGAATCCATCGCCCGGTAGACTCAAATCGCTTCTTTATCCCTACTTCACGACCCATTTCGATGCTCCATAAGGATGCCTCGGAAAACGGAATATTCAATTACACACCGCAATATTTGCCACAAAATAGTCACAAGGTTGGTTAGGGGCTCAATCCTATCAATGCAGCTAAGGTAAGGTGGCTTGGCAAAGTTCAAACAATAAGCACTTCTCAGTTGTCAATCCAATGGGTGTGGTCAAGGAATGTGAGCTCTAGATTAGGTTTTATTTGAACCTGAACCCTGAACCCTACATGGGACAGGATATATATATAAACTGAACACATTGtaaaaactattgtgatccaatgagaatgagaatctcgcaataaagactttgaTTTGGAGAGTCTGGCCACTCACCGGGGCGCTTATAGTAAGGATGCAGTTCGACCGTGCCCACGCCCACGCCGAACTGTTTGCGGGCCTCGCGACCAGGGGGCGTGAACAAAGCCATCATCTCTGACATGACCGAACCCGAGCCACCATCGTCTAAGGGCACACCCGTGGGACCGGTCACGCCCGCTGTCACGGCCGCCGCACCGGCCGTGCCACTCGTGCCTGAACCCGACATCCTCCACTCCGGATTGGATCGGGAAACTAACCCCAAAAACAGAGAGAAAGTGAGACTACTTTCGAAGAAGTCTCTCGTAGTACAGATTGGATGGAGGATTGGAGGGATTTGGGATTTCCAGGCCAACATCAACAAACAGAACCATGAAATTTGGCTCAGTGTGGAAATTTTGGAAACATGATTGAAGGTCAGACCGGCCCAGGACCACAGAGAGCGCGGGAAATCGGTCATTTG contains the following coding sequences:
- the LOC131888179 gene encoding nucleic acid dioxygenase ALKBH1-like, encoding MASVDPLVGDNAFKRCFKKFKSRVDPPNCSELPTFSQLGSRVPSVVLTHGSTFSASNTLKPAESWPIFRCTHLPGLVLIRNPFTPHGQLFWGLRCARDFARHPPQRTNLDREVDSEANFHWFESAQDDPSLWRKMRWSTLGYHHNWDTKVYSDQDVSPFPPDLAALTADLARTAGFPDFRAEAAIVNFYPLDGTLGGHTDHSEDNLQAPLVSISLGQSAIFLVGGTTKDVEPVPILLQSGDVVIMSGEARRAFHGIPRIVRVPQTSPDVSWARRLDQVTNPEFSERDQDFMLKYLDAHRININVRQVH
- the LOC131888222 gene encoding PHD finger protein 12-like; the protein is MTDFPRSLWSWAGLTFNHVSKISTLSQISWFCLLMLAWKSQIPPILHPICTTRDFFESSLTFSLFLGLVSRSNPEWRMSGSGTSGTAGAAAVTAGVTGPTGVPLDDGGSGSVMSEMMALFTPPGREARKQFGVGVGTVELHPYYKRPGKGHNHDSCDACGEGGDLICCDSCPASFHFSCHAPPLEESDIPLGDWVCLRCHVRETERFEAIKAHGKSTNPGAPALLASDAHEEAGPSVSPAPAAAPASSGMAGKLRGRSSRGNKKQVEAVLKAEKEKAVKIYRQKYDKYLIAKPATNSIFDKLIAAAQVVNAEQFKLPDALDPKEKLPFSWKWSEERQDDYDTYPKNCTQCAKTSRHVPSVGCDFCSNVYHLDCLDPPLCEIPNERWMCPMHVEHILDSKLVSSTSLTERMNLWNKYARKPVDTDTVRLNFFRKVRSGKLYQKCRVKVPSDFRVKVPAFIKHQYKNPSPGHALGSIETPIARKKSLANKELDSEQTDFLTNLISLQSGLLELQGEELRQEILGPQKTKKKSKKKIEKKLQPREDEGHLTQHANPMEIDKSTEMYSLPNGLEKGASTADEEDNESDETASNCSIPLDREDQGLSSDLHEQLNAYMARQKSQGLENLSPVVRDFLALQRLKEILPTKVSNPEHEIQIRAALVPIHHSRTPAYIRYRNFRIGFGSHNDLDLSSYGHCNYISDQHATIYFDQFTQIYEMINYSAHGLIADNSIYALDLGACGGGSMKAKSAGQNENEFVMSAKNVEDPGCFCDTSIASMMSDQGGNENSAILHHGSYLRFGCLEFVFSVMNQPEIKSEQNETRD
- the LOC131888043 gene encoding uncharacterized protein LOC131888043, whose protein sequence is MASLLTRGWLTASRSLFLPSSRSQMPLSTSSLWLKRVDTTQLKEDSQIQYITLKNERQLMKLVELKAMAADDQKRQMYLVTEKGKVSQVPTFRLMNDNEAEAAVRKARHHRNNLRFEPVNLEADPEVEAPHIRLKEKVIKMGDSIADHDFEVKLNKIRAWLAKHYFVVVQISGSKAKSHELAKRIREGCQDVMAEYPGAENRLIVQ